The Ruminococcus bovis genome includes a region encoding these proteins:
- a CDS encoding DUF4340 domain-containing protein, whose translation MATKKNNKKLLKIIIVAAVVVIIGVALIVVLNLPSGSDSKDSQEEVKEAKISDTVDKNKMHQAEPALDDKGEVKENGTGELINYIPRKIKTIKVENDNGSFQLKSYTPVEKTTDSKGKTKTETQATEYTLVGYEDKTMAEGKPDSVASDAASMSFTKIVSVSGDEDSDFGFDKPKATVTVGYNDNTNSKFYVGDKAPNNTGYYVKFGTGKSIYLVDEESVDSFLYSVYDLIDLNVTKAATEGDTATPQTVHLSGTHYKEDIEFEDSTDDTATTNYIITQPAKYYGNDTTCSEIEAGIRGVAAKAVVCLNPTSADLQKFGLATPYAELTATYKDTVVELQASKPDSKKYCYLMVKGGDVIYKILTDSVRWTTSSLDKMRSDYFVDNKITSLSKTEVSFGKNNYTFDLETKTSTTSDNQTTTDTTVKYNGKQISFGYFQTAFDYMHGANFTREDFSNEKITGKPEMTVKFTYTSDSGRSADTLELYKVNNSKYVGVVNGEQISYVYKTAITSLQEQFTNATKSSPKDDK comes from the coding sequence ATGGCTACTAAAAAGAATAACAAAAAACTACTTAAGATTATTATTGTGGCAGCAGTTGTTGTTATTATTGGTGTTGCATTAATCGTAGTACTTAACCTACCAAGTGGTAGTGACAGTAAGGATTCACAGGAAGAAGTTAAGGAAGCAAAGATTTCCGATACTGTTGATAAGAACAAAATGCATCAGGCAGAACCTGCTCTTGATGATAAGGGTGAAGTTAAAGAAAACGGTACAGGTGAACTTATTAACTATATTCCTAGAAAAATTAAAACTATTAAAGTTGAAAACGATAACGGTAGTTTCCAGCTAAAAAGCTATACTCCCGTAGAAAAAACTACTGATTCTAAGGGTAAAACAAAGACAGAAACTCAGGCTACAGAATATACTTTGGTAGGCTATGAAGACAAAACAATGGCTGAGGGTAAGCCTGATTCAGTTGCATCAGATGCTGCATCAATGTCATTTACTAAGATTGTTTCTGTAAGTGGTGATGAAGACAGTGACTTTGGTTTTGATAAGCCAAAGGCTACAGTTACTGTTGGTTATAATGACAACACAAACTCAAAGTTCTATGTTGGCGACAAAGCACCTAATAACACAGGCTACTATGTAAAATTCGGTACAGGTAAATCAATTTACCTAGTTGATGAAGAGTCAGTTGATTCATTCCTATACAGTGTGTATGACCTTATTGACTTAAATGTTACTAAGGCAGCAACTGAGGGTGACACAGCTACTCCTCAGACAGTACACCTAAGTGGTACTCACTACAAGGAAGATATTGAATTTGAAGATAGCACAGATGATACTGCTACAACAAACTACATTATCACACAACCTGCTAAGTACTACGGTAACGATACTACTTGTAGTGAAATTGAAGCAGGTATCCGTGGTGTTGCAGCTAAAGCAGTTGTATGCCTAAACCCAACAAGTGCTGACCTACAGAAGTTCGGTTTAGCAACACCTTATGCTGAGCTAACTGCTACATATAAGGACACAGTTGTTGAACTACAGGCAAGTAAACCGGATAGCAAGAAGTACTGCTACCTAATGGTTAAGGGTGGAGATGTTATTTACAAGATTCTTACAGACTCAGTTAGATGGACAACATCAAGCCTAGACAAAATGAGAAGTGACTACTTTGTAGATAACAAAATAACAAGCCTATCTAAGACAGAAGTTTCTTTCGGCAAAAACAACTACACATTTGACCTAGAAACAAAGACTTCTACTACTTCAGATAACCAAACAACAACTGACACAACAGTTAAGTATAACGGTAAGCAAATCAGCTTTGGTTACTTCCAAACTGCATTTGACTATATGCATGGTGCTAACTTTACAAGAGAAGATTTCTCTAATGAAAAGATTACCGGTAAACCTGAAATGACAGTTAAGTTTACATATACATCTGACTCAGGTAGAAGTGCCGATACACTTGAACTATACAAGGTAAACAATTCTAAGTATGTTGGTGTTGTAAATGGTGAACAAATCTCTTATGTTTATAAGACAGCCATCACTTCACTACAAGAACAGTTTACAAATGCTACTAAGTCATCACCTAAGGATGATAAATAA